The following coding sequences are from one Verrucosispora sp. WMMD573 window:
- a CDS encoding type II toxin-antitoxin system Phd/YefM family antitoxin, translating to MGAEMKVLTISDVRKNLAAVVDAVIDDAEECVIPRGGGKAVVMVSLDEWNAMNETLHALGSASNARRLLESIAQADAGLLEEHPLDSSSYSPKPGKKAA from the coding sequence TTGGGGGCCGAGATGAAGGTGCTGACAATCAGCGACGTTCGCAAGAACCTCGCCGCCGTGGTCGATGCGGTGATCGATGATGCCGAGGAGTGCGTCATCCCACGCGGCGGCGGCAAGGCCGTCGTCATGGTTTCGCTCGACGAGTGGAACGCCATGAACGAGACGCTGCATGCTCTCGGTTCCGCCTCGAACGCCCGCCGACTGTTGGAGAGCATCGCCCAGGCCGATGCCGGCCTACTCGAGGAGCATCCGCTCGACTCGAGCTCCTACTCTCCGAAACCCGGCAAGAAAGCCGCATGA
- a CDS encoding Txe/YoeB family addiction module toxin, producing the protein MSLRIVFTPNAWEDYDGWLRRDVKMVRRISKLILDVQRDPHGTGLGKPELLKGPLSGWSSRRINDEHRLIYRVRGGDLEIAACHGHYLDK; encoded by the coding sequence ATGAGCCTGCGCATCGTTTTCACCCCCAACGCATGGGAGGACTACGACGGCTGGTTACGCCGGGACGTGAAGATGGTCCGCCGCATCAGCAAACTGATCCTCGACGTTCAACGAGATCCACACGGAACCGGTCTCGGCAAGCCCGAACTGCTGAAAGGCCCACTCTCTGGATGGTCGTCCCGCCGCATCAACGACGAACACCGGCTCATCTACCGCGTCCGTGGCGGCGACCTGGAAATCGCCGCCTGCCACGGCCACTACCTCGACAAGTAG
- a CDS encoding type II toxin-antitoxin system VapC family toxin: MIVVDASVLTDALVDDGPVGDAARAELTGDPHWAAPSHLLVEVMSVIRGKVLGGKLGLARAQEAIDTLPSLVIDEVGVVVLLDRIWQLRGNVTAYDAAYVAAAELLACPLVTGDGRLAKASGVRCEFRLLAVS, translated from the coding sequence GTGATCGTCGTGGATGCGTCGGTTCTGACCGATGCCCTGGTCGACGACGGGCCGGTCGGCGATGCGGCGCGGGCGGAGCTGACCGGCGATCCGCACTGGGCCGCACCGAGCCATCTTCTGGTCGAGGTCATGTCGGTGATCAGAGGCAAGGTCCTCGGTGGGAAACTGGGCCTTGCCCGGGCTCAGGAGGCGATCGACACCCTGCCCTCGTTGGTCATTGATGAGGTTGGTGTTGTCGTGCTGCTCGACCGGATATGGCAGTTGCGGGGCAATGTCACGGCGTACGACGCGGCTTACGTCGCGGCGGCGGAACTGTTGGCCTGCCCACTCGTGACCGGTGATGGCCGGCTCGCCAAGGCCAGTGGCGTCCGCTGCGAGTTCCGACTGCTCGCGGTGTCCTGA
- a CDS encoding type II toxin-antitoxin system prevent-host-death family antitoxin, producing MERIGVRELNQNTSQVLARVSGGETVEITDRGHPIARLVPVGDDRSILAKLVAAGRAVAPTGGGSVPLPPKLGDENVDVAASLAAMRDEERW from the coding sequence ATGGAACGCATCGGTGTCCGGGAGCTGAACCAGAACACGAGCCAGGTTCTGGCTCGGGTAAGTGGCGGCGAGACCGTTGAGATCACCGACCGGGGACACCCGATCGCCCGACTTGTTCCGGTAGGCGACGACAGGTCGATACTGGCCAAGCTGGTAGCGGCAGGACGAGCCGTCGCCCCCACCGGCGGTGGCTCTGTGCCACTTCCGCCAAAACTCGGTGACGAGAACGTGGACGTGGCTGCCTCGCTCGCCGCGATGCGTGACGAGGAGCGCTGGTGA
- a CDS encoding type II toxin-antitoxin system VapC family toxin codes for MIYLDSAAVVKLVRQEMCSTDLVSWLNKHDDVPLVSSALVEVEVPRALRRSAPQALIGVPAAVGRLFRLEIDSTIRATAAAFAEPTLRSLDAIHLATAQVLTNESGTALTAFVTYDRRLLECAKEAGLPVASPGQN; via the coding sequence GTGATCTATCTCGATTCAGCTGCCGTCGTCAAGCTGGTTCGGCAGGAAATGTGCAGTACCGACCTTGTCTCCTGGCTCAACAAGCACGACGACGTGCCGCTGGTCTCCTCCGCTCTTGTCGAGGTGGAAGTGCCCAGAGCGCTGCGCCGATCAGCTCCGCAAGCGTTGATCGGAGTGCCGGCCGCCGTCGGACGGCTCTTCCGACTGGAGATCGACAGCACGATCCGCGCGACCGCAGCCGCGTTCGCCGAGCCGACGCTCCGCAGCCTCGACGCCATCCACCTGGCCACCGCCCAGGTTCTGACCAACGAGTCCGGCACGGCACTGACCGCCTTCGTCACCTACGACCGGCGACTGCTCGAATGCGCCAAGGAAGCAGGACTACCCGTAGCAAGCCCAGGCCAGAACTGA
- a CDS encoding type II toxin-antitoxin system RelE/ParE family toxin gives MPSQGGRRDDTGEASPYTVMFSRQARRNLHEDLPLEVAVAATETIQHAIAVNPYRAGKPLDEPFDGFHSARRGTYRIIYRINEAKRVVEIHSIRHRRDAYRF, from the coding sequence ATGCCGTCGCAAGGCGGGCGGCGGGACGACACGGGCGAGGCCAGCCCGTACACGGTGATGTTCTCGCGGCAGGCCCGCCGCAACCTGCACGAGGACCTGCCGCTGGAGGTCGCGGTCGCGGCGACGGAGACCATCCAGCACGCGATAGCGGTCAACCCCTATCGGGCGGGCAAACCACTCGACGAACCCTTCGACGGCTTCCACTCCGCCCGCCGCGGCACCTACCGGATCATCTACCGGATCAACGAGGCCAAGCGTGTCGTGGAGATCCACTCGATCCGCCACCGACGCGACGCCTACCGCTTCTAG
- a CDS encoding type II toxin-antitoxin system Phd/YefM family antitoxin, translating to METIPITEAKARIAELADRVAREHDHFTITRNGRADVMLISVAEYESMRETLDLLSDDEALADLRQSREDFADGDTFSMDEVRAELERRRGRAA from the coding sequence ATGGAGACCATTCCGATCACGGAAGCCAAGGCCCGGATCGCCGAGCTTGCCGACCGGGTCGCTCGGGAACACGACCACTTCACGATCACCCGGAACGGCCGCGCCGACGTGATGCTGATCTCGGTCGCCGAGTACGAGTCGATGCGGGAGACGCTCGACCTGCTCTCCGACGACGAGGCCCTCGCGGATCTGCGCCAGTCGCGGGAGGATTTCGCGGACGGCGACACGTTCTCGATGGACGAGGTTCGCGCCGAGTTGGAACGGCGTCGCGGTAGGGCGGCCTGA
- a CDS encoding insulinase family protein, translated as MIQHLETDGVPTLLAPTGGPMRAGLTFRVGTADETLARHGITHLLEHLVLAPLGTADYHFNGATGPTFTTFHMQGSAPDIATFLTSVCTNLTDLPTGRLEVEKDILRTEWSSRGGAAIDDIPLWRHGARDHGLSSYPEWGLGRLTAEELRQWAARWFTRENAVLWIAGDRVPDGLRLDLPAGTRQPVPAASSALPTTPAYFVHGSRAVVLDAVVRRRTAANVFAEVLERELFRALRQDAGLSYTIGSGYEPRGDGQAHLRALADSLAEKQDAVLGGFIDVLAKLRVGRIEQSDLDAVVAKRIDMYATAEADATRLPAYAFNLLTGEPNRTIDEQLAQLKAVTLADLHEVAQEAYASALLMVPNGTSADWAGFTAAPTSSESTVPGTTYRARDDDSRLLIGTEGVSHLSAGGTITVTFADCAVMLAWPDGARQLIGHDAIVLHIEPTLFDMRPAAMHLIDSGVPIDRQITMPPRDPQSIPQPRALRAAREHLARPKRAGWEILLMVLSGLATLVVGGFTLLLTIGMLISPTAEEDVAVLWGAVAIGWLLTVILALPIVLLTRGRRR; from the coding sequence GTGATCCAACACCTCGAAACCGACGGAGTGCCGACCCTGCTCGCCCCCACCGGCGGGCCTATGCGTGCCGGGCTGACCTTCCGGGTCGGCACCGCCGACGAGACGCTGGCCCGCCACGGCATCACCCACCTGCTCGAACACCTCGTTCTCGCCCCGCTCGGCACCGCCGACTACCACTTCAACGGCGCCACCGGACCAACCTTCACCACCTTCCACATGCAGGGCTCCGCACCCGACATCGCCACCTTCCTCACCTCCGTCTGCACCAACCTGACCGACCTGCCGACCGGGCGGCTTGAGGTGGAGAAGGACATCCTGCGCACCGAGTGGAGCAGCCGGGGCGGCGCAGCCATCGACGACATCCCGTTGTGGCGCCACGGCGCCCGCGACCACGGGCTCAGCAGCTACCCGGAATGGGGACTGGGCAGGCTCACCGCCGAGGAACTGCGCCAGTGGGCCGCACGCTGGTTCACCCGGGAGAACGCGGTGCTCTGGATCGCCGGTGACCGGGTGCCCGACGGGCTGCGGCTGGACCTGCCCGCCGGCACCCGGCAGCCGGTACCGGCGGCCTCGTCGGCGCTGCCGACCACCCCGGCGTACTTCGTGCACGGCTCACGGGCGGTGGTGCTCGACGCCGTCGTGCGGCGCCGCACCGCCGCGAACGTCTTCGCCGAGGTGCTGGAGCGCGAACTGTTCCGGGCGCTGCGCCAGGACGCCGGTCTCTCCTACACCATCGGCAGCGGCTACGAACCGCGTGGCGACGGCCAGGCCCACCTGCGGGCCCTCGCCGACTCGCTGGCCGAGAAGCAGGACGCCGTGCTCGGCGGATTCATCGACGTGCTGGCCAAGCTTAGGGTGGGCCGGATCGAGCAGAGCGACCTCGACGCCGTGGTGGCCAAGCGAATCGACATGTACGCCACCGCCGAGGCCGACGCCACCCGGTTGCCCGCGTACGCCTTCAACCTGCTCACCGGCGAGCCCAACCGCACCATCGACGAGCAGCTCGCGCAGCTGAAGGCGGTCACCCTCGCCGACCTGCACGAGGTCGCCCAGGAGGCGTACGCCTCGGCCCTGCTGATGGTGCCGAACGGAACCAGCGCCGACTGGGCCGGCTTCACCGCCGCGCCCACCTCGTCGGAGTCGACCGTCCCGGGCACCACCTACCGTGCCCGCGACGACGACAGTCGACTGCTCATCGGCACCGAGGGGGTCAGCCACCTCAGCGCCGGTGGCACCATCACCGTCACGTTCGCCGACTGCGCCGTGATGCTGGCCTGGCCCGACGGCGCCCGGCAGCTCATCGGTCACGACGCGATCGTGCTGCACATCGAGCCGACCCTGTTCGACATGCGCCCGGCTGCGATGCACCTCATCGACAGCGGAGTACCGATCGACCGGCAGATCACCATGCCGCCCCGCGACCCGCAGAGCATTCCGCAACCGCGTGCCCTCCGCGCGGCCCGCGAGCACCTGGCCCGGCCGAAGCGGGCCGGTTGGGAGATCCTGCTGATGGTGCTCAGCGGCTTGGCGACGCTGGTGGTGGGCGGATTCACCCTGCTGCTCACCATCGGCATGCTGATCAGCCCCACCGCCGAGGAGGACGTCGCCGTCCTGTGGGGTGCGGTCGCGATCGGCTGGCTGCTCACTGTTATCCTCGCGTTGCCCATCGTGCTGCTGACACGAGGGCGACGCCGGTGA
- a CDS encoding FAD-dependent oxidoreductase, producing MPADIDVVVVGGGLAGLAAARRLHRAGVSWRLVEAADRLGGRVATDSVDGFLLDRGFQVLNTAYPRLGALLDVDRLDLGFFVPGVLVRKGDRLLRLVNPLRDPAGGPGTALASVGSLPDRLRFAALAASYATLPAERLLARPETSAETALRSAGLSHAIIEDLLRPFLSGVLLDRELATSSHVLAMVLRSFARGRVGLPADGMAALPRAVAAALPAGLLDLNTTVVEVAPGRVRTTAGELRCRAVVVAVDPPAAARLLDLPPVLMHGYTTYYHATTEPSVAEPILLIDGDRREMIANTVVVSRAAPSYAPPGRHLIATSVVGPSVPSESAVRLELTRLYGRPTGGWEHLTTVTIPAALPAAPPPQGRLRKPVALGNGLFVAGDHRDSPSIQGALASGWRTAGATLRHLREH from the coding sequence ATGCCCGCCGACATCGACGTCGTGGTCGTGGGCGGCGGCCTCGCCGGCCTCGCCGCGGCCCGCCGCCTGCACCGCGCCGGGGTGTCCTGGCGGTTGGTCGAGGCCGCCGACCGGCTCGGTGGCCGGGTCGCCACCGACAGCGTCGACGGCTTCCTGCTGGATCGTGGCTTCCAGGTCCTCAACACGGCGTATCCCCGGCTCGGCGCGCTGCTCGACGTGGACCGTCTCGACCTCGGCTTCTTCGTTCCCGGGGTGCTGGTACGCAAGGGCGACCGGCTGCTGCGACTGGTCAATCCGCTGCGCGATCCCGCCGGTGGCCCGGGCACCGCCCTGGCCTCCGTCGGGTCGCTGCCCGACCGGCTGCGTTTCGCCGCCCTCGCCGCGAGCTACGCCACGCTGCCCGCCGAACGTCTGCTCGCCAGGCCCGAGACCAGCGCCGAGACGGCGCTGCGCAGCGCCGGTCTGTCCCACGCCATCATCGAGGACCTGCTGCGCCCGTTCCTGTCCGGCGTGCTGCTCGACCGGGAACTGGCCACCTCCAGCCACGTCCTGGCCATGGTGCTGCGCTCGTTCGCCCGAGGTCGGGTCGGCCTGCCCGCCGACGGGATGGCGGCGTTGCCCCGAGCCGTCGCTGCCGCGCTACCGGCCGGGCTGCTGGACCTCAACACCACAGTCGTCGAGGTGGCGCCGGGGCGGGTCCGGACCACCGCCGGGGAGTTGCGCTGCCGGGCCGTCGTCGTCGCCGTCGACCCGCCCGCCGCCGCCCGGCTGCTGGACCTGCCGCCGGTGCTCATGCACGGCTACACCACCTACTACCATGCCACCACCGAGCCGTCGGTGGCCGAGCCGATCCTGCTCATCGACGGGGACCGCCGCGAGATGATCGCCAACACGGTGGTGGTCAGCCGCGCCGCGCCCAGCTACGCGCCGCCCGGCCGGCACCTGATCGCCACCTCCGTGGTCGGGCCGTCGGTACCGTCCGAGTCGGCCGTGCGGCTGGAACTGACCCGGCTGTACGGGCGGCCCACCGGCGGCTGGGAGCACCTGACCACTGTGACGATCCCCGCCGCGCTGCCCGCCGCGCCGCCCCCGCAGGGCCGGCTACGAAAGCCGGTGGCGCTGGGAAACGGGCTGTTCGTCGCCGGTGACCACCGCGACAGCCCGTCGATCCAAGGGGCACTCGCCAGCGGATGGCGCACCGCCGGCGCCACCCTGCGGCACCTGCGCGAGCACTGA
- a CDS encoding ROK family transcriptional regulator, translating into MALVRPENPQQARLVRLLRDEGPRSRVELGDLLGLSRTALTTELDRLTARGLVETAGPAASRGGRRSSLLRLNGGVRFGSVVVATDRVTVAITDGELNVLAETGEVADVRDGPELVIGRAVELVDKLRAELGVTELTGVGVALPGPVDGGTSTAPAALPRWQRFPVRDAFAAELGCPVLVDNDANVLALGERHAGIGRTVEDFLYLKLGTAIGCGLVLGGSLYRGATSSAGDIAHLPIGEEGPPCACGEAGCLEAYCGDVGLVRAALAVARSDRSPALAARLAEAGTLTVADVATAATAGDAATQLLVRDAARRLGRVLVGLVSFFNPGIVVIGGAPDGLGHLLLSEIRGVVYRRSAPLATGTMPIVLSDLAGRAAVVGAAHLASEHVFSAG; encoded by the coding sequence ATGGCCCTGGTCCGACCGGAGAATCCGCAGCAGGCACGGTTGGTCCGGCTACTGCGGGACGAGGGTCCCCGCTCCCGGGTGGAGCTGGGTGACCTGCTGGGCCTGTCCCGGACGGCCCTCACCACCGAGCTGGACCGGCTCACCGCCCGAGGGCTGGTCGAGACGGCCGGGCCGGCAGCCTCCCGGGGCGGGCGTCGATCGTCGCTGCTGCGCCTCAACGGCGGCGTGCGCTTCGGCAGCGTGGTGGTCGCCACCGACCGAGTCACCGTCGCGATCACCGACGGCGAGCTGAACGTGCTGGCCGAGACCGGCGAGGTGGCGGACGTGCGCGACGGACCGGAGCTGGTCATCGGCCGGGCCGTCGAGCTGGTCGACAAGCTCCGCGCCGAGTTGGGCGTCACCGAACTCACCGGGGTCGGTGTCGCCCTTCCCGGGCCGGTCGACGGCGGCACCTCCACCGCACCGGCCGCCCTGCCCCGTTGGCAGCGCTTTCCGGTGCGGGACGCGTTCGCCGCCGAGCTGGGCTGCCCGGTGCTTGTCGACAATGACGCGAACGTGCTCGCCCTGGGCGAGCGGCACGCCGGCATCGGCCGCACCGTCGAGGATTTCCTCTACCTGAAGCTCGGCACGGCGATCGGCTGCGGGCTGGTGCTCGGCGGGTCGCTCTACCGGGGTGCGACCAGCAGCGCCGGCGACATCGCGCACCTACCGATCGGCGAGGAGGGCCCGCCCTGCGCCTGTGGTGAGGCCGGTTGCCTTGAGGCGTACTGCGGGGATGTCGGGTTGGTCCGGGCGGCGCTGGCGGTCGCCCGGTCGGATCGCTCCCCGGCGCTGGCCGCGCGGCTGGCCGAGGCGGGCACGCTCACCGTCGCGGACGTGGCCACGGCCGCCACCGCCGGGGACGCGGCCACCCAGTTGCTGGTCCGCGATGCCGCCCGCCGGCTCGGTCGGGTGCTGGTCGGTCTGGTCAGCTTCTTCAATCCCGGCATCGTGGTGATCGGTGGGGCCCCCGACGGGCTCGGCCACCTGCTGCTCTCCGAGATCCGTGGTGTGGTCTACCGGCGCTCGGCGCCGCTGGCCACCGGCACCATGCCGATCGTCCTGTCCGATCTGGCGGGCCGGGCCGCCGTGGTGGGCGCGGCCCACCTGGCCAGCGAGCACGTCTTCAGCGCCGGCTGA
- a CDS encoding sugar phosphate isomerase/epimerase family protein has translation MARPITLFTGQWADLPFDEVCRLAAEWGYDGLEIACWGDHFEVDKAMADDSYVERKRETLAKHNLQVFTISNHLVGQAVCDHPIDERHQGILPARIWGDGEPEGVRQRAAEEIKDTARAAAKLGVDTVVGFTGSSIWHTLAMFPPVPPEMIERGYQDFADRWNPILDVFDSVGVRFAHEVHPSEIAYDYWTTKRTLEAIGNRPAFGLNWDPSHFVWQELDPVNFIFDFADRIYHVDCKDAKVRTGDGRRGRLASHLPWADLRRGWDFVSTGHGDVPWEDCFRALNAIGYSGPISIEWEDAGMDRLVGAPEALQFVRRLAFDAPSAAFDAAFSSKD, from the coding sequence ATGGCGCGACCGATCACGCTGTTCACCGGCCAGTGGGCCGACCTTCCGTTCGACGAGGTGTGCCGGCTCGCCGCCGAGTGGGGCTACGACGGGCTGGAGATCGCCTGCTGGGGCGACCACTTCGAGGTCGACAAGGCCATGGCCGACGACTCGTACGTCGAACGCAAGCGGGAGACGCTCGCCAAGCACAACCTCCAGGTCTTCACCATCTCGAACCACCTGGTCGGCCAGGCGGTCTGCGACCACCCGATCGACGAGCGGCACCAGGGCATCCTGCCCGCCCGGATCTGGGGCGACGGCGAGCCCGAAGGGGTACGCCAGCGGGCCGCAGAGGAGATCAAGGACACCGCCCGGGCGGCGGCGAAGCTCGGCGTGGACACCGTCGTCGGCTTCACCGGCTCGTCGATCTGGCACACCCTGGCGATGTTCCCGCCGGTGCCGCCGGAGATGATCGAGCGCGGCTACCAGGACTTCGCCGACCGGTGGAATCCGATCCTCGACGTCTTCGACTCCGTCGGGGTCCGCTTCGCCCACGAGGTGCACCCCAGCGAGATCGCGTACGACTACTGGACGACGAAGCGGACCCTGGAGGCGATCGGAAACCGGCCCGCGTTCGGGCTGAACTGGGACCCGTCGCACTTCGTCTGGCAGGAACTCGACCCGGTCAACTTCATCTTCGACTTCGCCGACCGGATCTACCACGTCGACTGCAAGGACGCGAAGGTGCGTACCGGCGACGGCCGTCGCGGTCGGCTGGCCTCGCACCTGCCCTGGGCCGATCTGCGCCGGGGCTGGGACTTCGTCTCCACCGGCCACGGCGACGTGCCCTGGGAAGACTGCTTCCGGGCGCTGAACGCCATCGGTTACTCCGGGCCGATCTCCATCGAATGGGAGGACGCCGGGATGGACCGGCTCGTCGGTGCCCCGGAGGCGCTCCAGTTCGTCCGCCGGCTCGCCTTCGACGCGCCGTCCGCCGCGTTCGACGCGGCGTTCAGCAGCAAGGATTGA
- a CDS encoding ThuA domain-containing protein, with protein MRRLLRTAVGLATAALAVLACTTPATPASAADAPYDVLVFSKTAGFRHDSIAVGTQTIRDLGAANSFTVTATEDANVFTTGNLAQYEAVIFLNTTGDVLNNSQQGAFESYIGSGGGYVGVHSAADTEYGWSFYGNLVGAYFRSHPAIQQATVRVENRAHAATAHLPQNWVRTDEWYDFQSNPRSGARVLANLNESTYSGGVMGADHPIAWCKTYNGGRSFYTGGGHTQASYAEPAFRAHLLGGIRYAAGRTKADCRPETGYTTLYNGSTSGWSQAGPGSFSNSDATLTSVGGMGLFWHSAKQFTNYSLKLDWRVAGDDNSGVFIGFPPSSDPNSAINNGYEVQIDPTDAADRTTGAVYGFKSADLAARDAALNPAGEWNTYELLVEGERLQVFLNGSKINDFTNTDPVRSLAGHVGIQNHGTGDDVSFRNIRIKELGGSNPPPGGDRTGRITGLAGKCLDVRNAATADGTQIQIYTCNGTAAQTWTVTPNSTIRAFGKCLDVNGAGSADGTKIQLWTCNGSGAQNWSAQSNGTLRNPSSGKCLDVSSNSSADGQAVHLWTCHTGANQRWVLP; from the coding sequence ATGCGCAGACTCCTCAGAACCGCCGTCGGCCTGGCCACCGCGGCCCTCGCCGTACTCGCCTGCACCACCCCGGCCACCCCGGCCAGCGCCGCCGACGCCCCGTACGACGTACTGGTCTTCTCCAAGACGGCCGGCTTCCGGCACGACTCGATCGCCGTAGGCACCCAGACCATCCGGGATCTGGGCGCGGCGAACAGCTTCACCGTCACCGCCACCGAGGACGCCAACGTCTTCACCACCGGCAACCTCGCCCAGTACGAGGCGGTGATCTTCCTCAACACCACCGGCGATGTGCTCAACAACAGCCAGCAGGGCGCGTTCGAGTCGTACATCGGCTCCGGTGGCGGCTACGTCGGCGTGCACTCCGCCGCCGACACCGAGTACGGCTGGTCCTTCTACGGCAACCTGGTCGGGGCGTACTTCCGCTCCCACCCGGCGATCCAGCAGGCCACCGTCCGGGTGGAGAACCGCGCCCACGCGGCCACCGCCCACCTGCCGCAGAACTGGGTCCGCACCGACGAGTGGTACGACTTCCAGAGCAACCCCCGCTCCGGCGCGCGGGTGCTGGCGAACCTGAACGAGTCCACGTACTCGGGCGGTGTGATGGGCGCCGACCACCCGATCGCCTGGTGCAAGACGTACAACGGCGGTCGGTCCTTCTACACCGGCGGCGGGCACACCCAGGCGTCGTACGCCGAACCGGCCTTCCGGGCGCACCTGCTCGGCGGCATCCGGTACGCGGCCGGCCGCACCAAGGCCGACTGCCGGCCGGAGACCGGCTACACCACCCTCTACAACGGCTCGACAAGCGGCTGGTCCCAGGCCGGGCCGGGCAGCTTCAGCAACTCCGACGCCACGCTGACCTCGGTCGGCGGGATGGGGCTGTTCTGGCACAGCGCCAAGCAGTTCACCAACTACTCGCTGAAGCTGGACTGGCGGGTGGCCGGGGACGACAACTCCGGGGTCTTCATCGGCTTCCCACCGTCGAGCGACCCGAACTCCGCCATCAACAACGGCTACGAGGTGCAGATCGACCCCACCGACGCCGCCGACCGGACCACCGGCGCGGTCTACGGCTTCAAGTCCGCCGACCTCGCCGCCCGGGACGCCGCGCTGAACCCGGCGGGGGAGTGGAACACCTACGAGCTGCTGGTAGAGGGGGAGCGCCTCCAGGTCTTCCTGAACGGCTCGAAGATCAACGACTTCACCAACACCGACCCGGTCCGGTCGCTGGCCGGCCACGTCGGCATCCAGAACCACGGCACCGGCGACGACGTGTCCTTCCGCAACATCCGGATCAAGGAACTCGGCGGCTCGAACCCGCCCCCGGGCGGTGACCGGACCGGTCGGATCACCGGGTTGGCCGGCAAGTGTCTGGACGTGCGTAACGCGGCGACGGCCGACGGTACGCAGATTCAGATCTACACCTGCAACGGTACGGCGGCGCAGACGTGGACGGTGACGCCGAACTCGACGATCCGGGCTTTCGGCAAGTGCCTGGACGTCAATGGTGCCGGCTCGGCTGACGGCACGAAGATCCAGTTGTGGACCTGTAACGGCAGTGGTGCGCAGAACTGGTCGGCGCAGTCCAACGGCACGTTGCGTAACCCGAGTTCGGGCAAGTGCCTGGACGTGTCGAGCAACAGCTCCGCCGACGGGCAGGCGGTGCACCTGTGGACCTGCCACACCGGCGCCAACCAGCGCTGGGTACTGCCGTAG